The sequence GGGCCGTCCATCGCCCCGAAGCCGGCCGAGACGACGGCGTACGGGTGGGCGTGCGCCGAGGCGGCGGTGCGCACCGCAAGCGTCGAGGCCGCGAGGTCGTGGTCGATGAGCAGCACCAGGGCGGCGTCCAGCACGCGGAGCGAGGCCGCGTCGCCGGGCGCCGCCGTCAGCCGCGGCCACAGCCGTTCGGCGAGCGTCTGCGCGCCGGACGGTTCGGGGCCGTGCGGCGGCAGGGCCTCGACGAGGGTGGGGATGAGGCTGCGAGCGGTGTCGAGAACCGCGTCCTCGGACAGGTCGAAGCGGAGCGGGTCGGCGGCCGCGGCGGCGATCACGGCGACGCGTAGCCGGTCCATGGGGCCGCTGTGCTCCGGCAGCGACGCGGCGGCGCGGCGGGCCGCCGAGAGCGCGTCCTGCGGCGCCGTGAAGTGCGTGCCGCGACGCAGGTCGCCGGTCCACAGCCACTCGGCGACCTCCTCGTAGCGGTAGGCGGCGGCGAGCTCCGTGGCCTCGACGCCGCGGAAGTAGCAGCGGTCGCCTTCGATCAGCGTGATGCCCGTCCCCATCGCCCATTCGCCGCCGGCGCCCGACGGCTCCCGGCGGCCGCTGCGGCGCGCCAGGGCGTCGACCTCCTTCGCGTCGAAGGTGCTGCCGCGGCCGCCCGGTATGCGGCGGCTGGTCAGCTGGCCGCGACTCACATATGCGTACACCGTCTCGGGCTTCACGCCGAGCCGGTCGGCCGCCTCCCGGGTGCTCAGGCGCTGCTCGGACGTGCCATGAGCCCTGTCGTGATCCGCCATGAGGTCACCGTATCCGGCTCGACTGACATTGATTCAATCAATATTGACACGCATTGAGTCATGCATGGACAGTCGGATCAATGTTTGGGAGGAAGAGCGAGGAGAACCTGTCATGCCGACCACCGAGATCAACGCCCCCATGGACGCGCCCCGAGGGCTCGCCGGCGTCGTCGTCACCGAGACGGAGCTGGGGGACGTCCGAGGTCGCGAGGGCTTTTACCACTACCGCCAGTACTCCGCCGTGGAGCTGGCCACGGCCCGGACCTTCGAGGACGTCTGGTACCTGATGTTCCACGGCCGGCTGCCCGATGCCGCGCAGCTGGCGGCGTTCACGGCCGAAACCGCCGCGCTGCGCGGGCTGCCCGCCGCCGTACGGGAGGCCCTGCCAGCCATCGCCCGGGCCGGTGCCCACTCCGGTCCGCTCGCCGGACTGCGTACCGCGCTGTCGCTGCTGGGCGCGACGGCGGACTTCCGGCCGCTGTACGACATCGACACCGATCGCCGCCGCGCGGACGCACTCGCCGCCTGCGCGGCCGTACCGACCCTGCTCACCGCGCTGCACCGGATCGGTCGGGGCCGGCAGCCGGTCGAGCCGCGCGAGGACCTCACGTACGCCGCCAACTACCTGTACATGCTCACCGGCCAGGAGCCGGAGCCCGAGCAGGTCCGGGCGATCGAGTCGTATCTGATCTCCACCATCGACCACGGCTTCAACGCCTCGACGTTCGCCGCCCGGGTCATCGCGTCCACCGGTGCCGACCTCGCGGCCTGTCTGGTCGGGGCGATCGGTGCGCTGTCCGGGCCGTTGCACGGGGGTGCGCCCAGCCGTGCGCTCGACACGCTCGATGCCATCGGTACGCCGGACCGCATCGACGCCTGGGTGCGCGACCGGGTGCTGCGGGGCGAGCGGATCATGGGGTTCGGGCATGCGGTCTACCGCACCGAGGATCCGCGTTCCCGGATGCTGCGCGGTATTGCCGGGCAGTTCGGCGGACCGCGGGTGGAATTCGCCGTCCAGGTGGAGGCCGCGGTCGAGAAGCTGCTGGCCGAGCTCAAGCCGGGGCGGGAACTGCACACCAATGTGGAGTTCTACGCCGGGGTCGTCATGGAGCTGTGCGGGCTGCCGCGCGAGATGTTCACGCCGACGTTCTGTGCCGCGCGCGTGGTCGGCTGGAGCGCCAACATCCTGGAGCAGGCCGAGGACTCGAAGATCATCCGTCCGGCGGCCCGGTACGTCGGCCCGCCCCCGCCGCAGCCGCTGCCCGACGCCGCGGCCTGACGCATGCCGTGGGCGCGTGGTACGCCCCCACCGGTGGCGGGGGAGCGCCCATGGAGGTCCGTTACGATCGACAGCTCGTCCGCCGCCGGATCGTGCGGCCCGCCACCCGCTCCATGGAGGCGCCCCCTTGGCCACGCAACAGATTCCGGTCGTCGTGCTGGCGGGCTTTCTCGGGTCGGGCAAGACGACCCTGCTCAACCACCTGCTCGGTGCCGGCGCCGGTACCCGTATCGGCGCCGTCGTCAATGACTTCGGCAGCATCGAGATCGACGCGATGACGATCGCCGGGCAGGTGGACTCGATGGTCTCGCTGGGCAACGGATGCCTGTGCTGCGCGGTCGACACCAGCGAACTCGACACCTATCTGGAGCGTCTGGCCCGGCCCGCCGCCCGTATCGACGTGATCGTCATCGAGGCCAGCGGCCTGGCCGAGCCCGAGGAACTCATCCGGATGATCCTCGCCAGCGAGAACGACCGGATCGTGTACGGCGGGCTGATCGAGGTGATCGACGCGGCCGAGTTCACCGTCACCCGCACCCGTCATCCCGAACTCGACCGGCATGTGGGCATCGCCGATCTCGTGGTGCTCAACAAGGCCGACCGGATTGCCGACGGGGCGCGCCGGCAGCTCCTGGACACGCTCGCGGACCTCGCACCGGGCCGGCCGGTGGTCTGTACGGCCTACGGGCGGATCGACCCGGAGCTGTTCTTCGACCGTGGCGCGGGCGAGGACCGCGCAGCGGGCATCAGGCAGCTGTCGTTCGAGGATCTGCTCCGGGAGGGCGCCGCAGGGGAGCCGGACGGGGATCCGGGCCACCTGCACGACGGGCATCACGGTCACGACCACGCCCCGGGTGAGCCGTGCCCTCATCTTCATGCCGCTTACCAGAGCGTGGAGTTCACCTCGGGGGAGCCGATGAACCCGCGGCGGCTCATGGAGTTCCTCGACAGCCGGCCCACCGGCCTCTACCGGATCAAGGGCTTTGTCCACTTCGATGTCCCGGGCAGCCGGCAGAAGTTCGCCGTGCACGCCGTCGGGGACTTCCTGCGCTTCTACCCCTCGCCCTGGGGACGTGACGAGGAGCGCAGCACTCAGCTCGTGCTGATCGGCAGCGGGGTCGATGCGGAGGCGCTGCGCAAGGAGCTGGCGGCGTGCCGCGAGGCCGCGCCGGAGGAGACCTCCGAGCACAGCATGTGGGGTGTGCTGCGCTACGTGGCCGGCCGCGAGGAGTGACGGCGGGCGCCGGCCGGCCCCGAAGGACCGGCCGGTCACCCGCCGGCGAACGTGCCTACACGGGCCCCGCCAGCGTCGCCACCTGCTTGGCCAGGGGGACGCCCGAACCGTCGCGGCGCGGGTCCACGTCCGGCAGCGGCACCGGGGCGCCCTTGGCGTCGGCCGCGCGGACCGGAGCGGGGCCGGCCCAGGCCAGGGTCAGGCAGTCCTCGCCCTTCAGGAACCGCTGGCAGCGCACACCGCCGGTCGCGCGGCCCTTGCGCGGGTACTGGTCGAACGGGGTGAGCTTGGCGGTGGCCACCGAGTCGTCCAGGGTGCCGTGCGAGCCGGCGACCGTGAACACCATGGCGTCCACGGCCGGATCGACCGCCGAGAAGGCGATCACCTTCGCGTCCGCGCCCAGCTTGACGCCCGCCATACCGCCCGCCGGCCGGCCCTGCGGCCGTACCTGCGACGCCGGATAGCGCAGCAGCTGCGCCTCGCTGGTGATGAAGACCAGGTCCTCCTCACCGGTGCGCAGCTCCGCCGCGCCCACGATGCGGTCGCCGTCCTTGAGGGTGATGACCTCCAACTCCTCCTTGTTGGCCGGATAGTCGGGCACCACCCGCTTGACCACGCCCTGTTCGGTGCCGAGCGCCAGGCCCGGCGAGGACTCGTCCAGCGTGGTCAGGCAGATCAGCTCCTCGTCGTCCCCCAGGGCGAGGAACTCCGAGATCTGCGCGCCACCGGAGAGACTGGGCGCCGTGGCCGTCTCCGGGAGCTGCGGCAGATCGATCACCGCCAGCCGCAGCAGCCGCCCGGTGGAGGTCACCGCGCCCACCTCGCCGCGGGTGGTGGCGGGCACCGCGGAGACGATCACATCGTGCTTGACCCGCTTGGCCTCCGCGTCGAAGGGCACCTCCCCGGTGACCGTACGCGCCAGCAGCCCCGTTGAGGACAGCAGCACCCGGCACGGGTCGTCGGCGACCTCCAGCGGCACCGCGCCGACCGTCGTGCCGGCCGACTCCAGCAGGACCGTCCGCCGCTCCGTGCCGTACTTCTTGGCGACCGCGGCCAGCTCGCCGGACACCAGCTTGCGCAGCTCCGCGTCCGACTCCAGGATCCGCGTCAGCTGCTCGATCTCCTCCTGGAGCCGGTCGCGCTCCGACTCCAGCTCGATACGGTCGAATTTGGTCAGCCGGCGCAGCGGGGTGTCGAGGATGTACTGCGTCTGGATGTCGCTCAGCGAGAAGCGCTCGATCAGCCGCTCCTTGGCCTGGGCGCTGTTGTCGCTGGAGCGGATCAGGCGGATGACCTCGTCGATGTCCACCAGGGCGGTGAGCAGGCCCTCGACCAGGTGGAGCCGGTCGCGCCGCTTGCCGCGCCGGAACTCGCTGCGCCGGCGCACCACCTCGAAGCGGTGGTCGACATAGACCTCCAGCAGCTCCTTGAGGCCCAGTGTCAGCGGCTGGCCGTCCACCAGGGCGACGTTGTTGATGCCGAAGGACTCCTCCATCGGCGTGAGCTTGTAGAGCTGCTCCAGGACGGCCTCGGGGTTGAAGCCGTTCTTGACCTCGATGACCAGCCGCAGGCCGTGCTCGCGGTCGGTGAGGTCCTTGACGTCCGCGATGCCCTGGAGCTTCTTCGAGCCGACCAGGTCCTTGATCTTGGAGATGACCTTCTCGGGGCCGACGGTGAAGGGGAGTTCGGTGACGACCAGGCCCTTGCGACGGGCGGTGACGTTCTCCACCGTGACCGTGGCGCGGATCTTGAAGGTGCCGCGGCCCTTCTCGTACGCGTCCCGAACGCCGCCCAGGCCCACGATCCGGCCGCCAGTCGGCAGGTCCGGGCCCGGGACGAAGCGCATCAGGGTGTCGAGATCGGCGTTCGGGTGCTTGATCAGATGGCGGGCGGCGGCGATGACCTCGCCGAGGTTGTGCGGCGGCATGTTGGTCGCCATCCCGACCGCGATGCCGGAGGCGCCGTTGACCAGGAGGTTGGGGTAGGCGGCGGGGAGGGCCACCGGCTCGTGTTCCTGGCCGTCGTAGTTCGGCGTGAAGTCGACGGTGTCCTCGTCGATGGACTCCGTCATCAGGGACGTCGCCGACGCCATCCGGCATTCGGTGTAACGCATCGCGGCGGGCGGGTCGTCGTTGCCCAGCGAGCCGAAGTTGCCGTGGCCGTCCACCAGGGGCAGCCGCATCGAGAACGGCTGCGCCATCCGGACCAGGGCGTCGTAGATGGACGCGTCGCCGTGCGGGTGGAGCTTACCCATGACCTCGCCGACGACCCGGGCGCACTTGACGTACGACCGGTCGGGCCGCAGGCCCATCTCGTTCATCTGGTAGAGGATGCGGCGGTGCACGGGCTTGAGGCCGTCGCGGGCGTCCGGCAGGGCGCGGGAGTAGATGACCGAATACGCGTACTCAAGGAAGGAACCCTGCATCTCGTCGACGACGTCGATGTCGAGGATCCTCTCCTCGAAGTCGTCCGGCGGCGGGGTCTTCGTGCTGCGGCGGGCCATCGCGGCTGCGGCTCCTTCTGCTGCGTCTACTACCGATGTGGGAACTACACGGTCGGTCGGTCAGGACCCGTGAGTCGTCCGAGTCTGCCTGAGTCTGACGCGGACCATTGTGGACCGCCCCACTGACAACGCCGACCGCGACTCCCCTTTCCCGGCGTCAAGGCCACCGCGCACGCCCTGCGCGCGCCCTCCGTACGGGTCCGCTCGACGGGGAACTTCGCCAGATGTCGGCGCGGTTGCATACAGTGACAGGACTTCCTCGCAAGCGGATCGAAGGGACGTACATGCCCATGGGTCACACGGCCACAGAACAAGCCGGCTCCGGCGGCCTGACAGCGACCGAGCACCGGCTGGCCAACGGCCTGCGCGTGGTGCTCTCCGAAGACCACCTGACGCCGGTCGCGGCGGTGTGCCTGTGGTACGACGTCGGCTCCCGCCACGAGGTCAAGGGCCGTACGGGCCTGGCTCACCTCTTCGAGCACCTGATGTTCCAGGGGTCCGCGCAGGTGAAGGGCAACGGCCACTTCGAGCTCGTCCAGGGCGCCGGCGGCTCGCTGAACGGCACCACGAGCTTCGAGCGCACCAACTACTTCGAGACCATGCCCGCCCATGAGCTGGAGCTCGCGCTCTGGCTGGAGGCGGACCGGATGGGCTCGCTGCTGACCGCCCTGGACGACGAGTCCCTGGAGAACCAGCGCGACGTCGTCAAGAACGAGCGCCGCCAGCGCTACGACAACGTCCCCTACGGCACGGCCTTCGAGAAGCTCACGGCCATGGCGTACCCGGAGGGCCACCCGTACCACCACACCCCCATCGGGTCGATGGCCGATCTGGACGCGGCCTCCCTGGAGGACGCGCGGGCGTTCTTCCGGACGTACTACGCGCCCAACAACGCCGTCCTGTCGGTCGTCGGGGACATCGACCCCGAGCAGACGCTGGCCTGGATCGAGAAGTACTTCGGCTCGATCCCCTCGCACGACGGCAAGCAGCCGCCGCGTGACGGCTCGCTGCCCGACGTCATCGGCGCGGAGCTGCGCGAGGTCGTCGAGGAGGAGGTGCCCTCCCGCGCCCTGATGGCGGCCTACCGGCTGCCGCACGACGGCACCCGGGAGGCGGACGCCGCCGACCTCGCGCTGACCGTCCTGGGCGGCGGCGAGTCCTCCCGGCTCTACAACCGCCTGGTGCGCCGCGACCGCACCGCCGTCGCCGCCGGCTTCGGCCTGCTGCGGCTGTCCGGGGCGCCGTCCCTGGGCTGGCTGGACGTGAAGACGTCCGGCGGCGTGGAGGTCCCCGAAATCGAGCGCGCCGTCGACGAGGAGCTGGCCCGCTTCGCCGAAGAGGGGCCGACCCCGGAGGAGATGGAGCGCGCGCAGGCCCAGTTGGAGCGCGAATGGCTCGACCGCCTGGCCACGGTCAGCGGCCGCGCCGACGAACTGTGCCGCTTCGCCGTCCTGTTCGGCGACCCGCAGCTTGCGCTGACCGCCGTCCGGCGCGTCCTGGACATCACGCCCGAAGAGGTGCAGACGGTCGCCAAGGCCCGGCTGCGCCCCGACAACCGCGCGGTGCTGGTGTACGAACCCACCGAGCCGACCGCCCCGGCCGACGCGGCCGCCGACACCGAGAAGGAGGAGGCGGACCGGTGAGCGACGCCCCCACCCGCGCAGATTCCGCCATGACCGCCATGGAATTCCACCCCCAGCCCAAGGGCGGCGCGCCCCGGCCCTGGGCCTTCCCGGCCCCCGAGCGTTCGCAGCTGCCCAACGGGCTGACGCTGCTGACCAGCCACCGCCCCGGCCAGCAGGTCGTCGCCGTCGAGATCAACCTCCTCGCCCCTCTGGAGGCCGAGCCCGAGGGCCTGGACGGTATCTCCACGATCATGGCGCGCGCCCTGTCCGAGGGCACCGACAAACACGACGCCGAGGAGTTCGCCGCCGAGCTGGAGCGCTGCGGCGCCACCCTGGACGCGCACGCCGACCACCCCGGCGTACGGGTCTCCCTGGAGGTGCCGGCCTCCCGGCTGTCCCGCGCGCTCGGCCTGCTCGCCGACGCGCTGCGCGCCCCCGCCTTCCCGGACAGCGAGATCGAGCGCCTGGTCCGCAACCGCCTGGACGAGATCCCGCACGAGCTCGCCAACCCGGCGCGCCGGGCCGCGATGGCCCTGTCCAAGGAGCTCTTTCCGGCCACCTCCAGGATGTCGCGGCCCCGTCAGGGCACCGAGGAGACCGTCGCGGGCATCGACGCCGCGGCCGTCCGCGCCTTCTACGACGCCCACGTACGGCCCGCCACGGCCACCGCCGTGGTCGTCGGCGACTTCACCGGCATCGATCTGGACGCGGCGCTCGCCGACACCCTGGGCGCCTGGAGCGGCTCCAGCGCCGAGCCGCTGAAGCTCTCGTCGATCACCGCCGACGACAGCGGCCGCGTGGTGATCGTGGACCGCCCCGGTGCCGTCCAGACGCAGCTGCTCATCGGCCGTATCGGCGCCGACCGCCACGACCGGGTCTGGCCCGCACAGGTCCTCGGCACGTACTGCCTGGGCGGCACCCTGACCTCCCGGCTGGACCGGGTGCTGCGCGAGGAGAAGGGCTACACCTACGGGGTGCGGGCCTTCGGCCAGGTGCTGCGCTCGTCCGCCGACGGCAGCGGCGCCGCGATGCTCGCCATCAGCGGCTCGGTGGACACCGCCTCCACCGGGCCGGCGCTCGAGGACCTGTGGAAGGTGCTGCGCACCCTGGCGGCGGAGGGTCTCACCGACGCCGAGCGGGATGTCGCCGTGCAGAACCTCGTCGGGGTCGCACCGCTGAAGTACGAGACCGCGGCGGCCGTCGCGGGCACCCTCGCCGACCAGGTCGAGCAGGACCTCCCGGACGACTTCCAGGCGCAGTTGTACGCCCGGCTCGCCCAGACCGGCACGGTCGAGGCGACCGCGGCCGTCGTCAGCGCCTTCCCGGTGGACCGGCTGGTGACGGTCCTGGTGGGTGACGCGGCGCAGATCGCCGAGCCCGTGAAGGAGCTCGGCATCGGCAAGGTGACGGTCGTCAGCGGCTGAGACCCGCCGGGCCTGACGAGCTGTCAGCGCCGGTCGTCGACACGGCGACCGGCCGCACACCGGCTCCCGTGGTGCATGTCCGCCACGGGAGCCGTGGCATGTCCGAAAGGCGTGGCCGATTGCCCCTCAATTCTTGTGGCGTGGCGCACAAACTGCCGGTTCTGTTTGCCGAGGGAAAGTTGCCCCGATTAGCGTCGGTCCGGCTGTTCGTCACAAGACCGCCACAACAGTGGCACCGAACAGTCATCGCCGAGTCCCCGTACGGCGCGAGCCAGGGGAGCCGGGGACCCACACGTCCCTGGGGTGAATCGGGCGCCTCCCACGAGGGGCCCGTAGGAGACCTTCCTGCTCCGAACCCGTCAGCTAACCCGGTAGGCGAGAAGGAAGGAAAGGACAAGCCAGCAGATGGCGTTCACCCGTGCCACCGGGAAACATCGTGGTGCGAGCCGCACGGCTCGCCGGACCCGCAAGATAGCCGGTACGGCCTCCCTCGCGGCCACCGGCATCGTCGCCTCCATGGCCGCGCCCGCGCTCGCCGCCCCGGCGGCGGCGCCGGCCGAGAGCACCGGCCTCCAGCAGGCCGTCGTGATGGGCGACGAGCTCGCCGGACGCGTCGCGGCGCAGGCCGATGCGCAGGAGGCCGCCGCCGCGCAGGCGAAGGCGGAGGCCGTGGCCCAGCGCGCGGCCGCCGAGGCCGCGCGGCGCGCCGAAGCCGCCGAGAAGAAGGCCAAGGCGGAGCGGGAGGCCAAGCAGCGCGCGGCCCGCGAGGCGGAGCGCAAGCGCCTCAACGCCTTCGTCGCGCCCGTCGCCGACTCCTACGTCTCCACCGGCTACAAGGCGTCCAGCAGCCTGTGGTCCTCCGGCAGCCACACCGGCATAGACTTCCACGCCGCCACCGGCACCTCCGTCCACGCCGTCGGCGCGGGCACGGTCGTCGAGGCCGGCTGGGGCGGCGCGTACGGCAACAACATCGTGATCAAGATGCACGACGGTACGTACACCCAGTACGGCCACCTGTCCTCCATCGGGGTCTCGGTCGGCCAGAGCGTCACCCCGGGGCAGCAGATAGGGCTCTCCGGTGCCACCGGCAACGCCACCGGCCCGCATCTGCACTTCGAGGCCCGCACCGGCCCGGACTACGGCTCGGACATCGACCCCATCGCCTACCTGCGCGCGCACGGCGTCGACGTCTGAGGCCGCAGCGCCCCGGTGAAGCCCCGGCCGCCGGCCGGGGCTTCGGCGTACCCGGCGAACGGCAGGGGGCACGGGACGGGCGGCGGACGGCGGGGAGAGCGCACCCGCCGTTCCCGCCCCTGGCCAAAAAATATCCATGAATTCCGGGAGTCCGTCGGAAAAGTGGTCCCCGTCGAATAGAGTCATTCAAAACCCGCCGATCGGCGGCGTTTTCCCGGGGATTACGGCGGAGGCACGGACGATGCGAGGCCATCTTTCCGCGCATGCGGTGTGCACGGCGATTCGCGACGACATCGTCTCCGGTGCGCTCGCGCCGGGGAGCCGGCTGGTCGAGGAAATTCTCGCGGCCCGCTACGGCGTCTCCCGGGTCCCGGTCCGCGAGGCGCTGCGCACCCTCCAGTCGGAGGGCTTCGTCACCACGCGCCGGCACGCGGGCGCCTGCGTCGCCGAGCCCACCGAGCAGGAGGCCGCCGATCTCCTGGACATCCGCGCCGTGTTGGAGCCCCTGGGCGCCGCCCGCGCCGCCGTCCGCCGCAGTCCCGCGCATCTGAAGGTGCTGCGCGGTCTGGTACGGCTCGGCCGCGAGCGGGCGCGCCACGGTCACGCCGCGGACCTGCGCCAACTGGACGGCTGGTTCCACGAAACGCTCGCCCAGGCGGCCGGCAGCCCCAGCCTGACGGCGCTGCTCACCCAGCTGCGGCGCAAGGTCGAGTGGATGTACACCGTGGAAGGGGCGCCCCGCGCGGGCGAGTCCTGGGACGAACACGGCGCCGTGCTGGACGCGGTGGCCCGGGGCGACGCGGAACGCGCCCGCGCCCTGATGGCGGCTCATATCGAACGCTCCCTCCCGGTGCACCGGTTGCGCCGCCCCGCCCCGCCCGCCGTGAGGGATGCGAAACGGCCCGTCAACACGGCGCGCGCCCGCAATTAACATGCGGGCTGTATACAAAGGGGCGGGGAAAGAGCGCGATACACGGGGAGTGCGATACACGGGGACGGGGAAAAGAGCGCGGTGCGCGCGGCCCGGTGTGCCGTGTTTCCGGGTCATGTAATTGGCCGGGCAATTCCACCGGATTGATTCCCGGGTAATTCGGCCCGGAATTTCGGCGTGCCCGTACGGGAAAACTCCCGGAGTCGCCCGCCCCCGCCCCCACACGACAACGACCCCGCCACGGCGACCATTTCCGGTCACCGCCGCGGGGTCGCGGACAGTGCGAACGGGAGACCCTGACGGACTCAGACCGTCTCGGGCAGCTCCTCGAGGCCCTCGGCGACGAGCTTCGCCAGGCGGTCGAGCGCGGCCTCGGCGCCCTCGGCGTCGGAGGCCAGGACGATCTCCTCGCCACCCTGGGCGCCCAGGCCCAGGACCGCGAGCATGGAGGCCGCGTTGACGGGGGTGCCATCGGCCTTGGCGATCGTCATCGGGATGCCGGCCGCGGTGGCCGCACGGACGAAGATCGAAGCGGGGCGGGCGTGCAGGCCCTCGGCCCAGCCGACATTGACGCGGCGCTCAGCCATGGTGATGCCCTTCAAGTCGCGTGACAGTTGTCTAGACCATTCTTGCACGCTGCCGGGAGTGCTCCGGCAGCGCTCCGGCAGCGTTCCGATGTGACCGAGCGTACGCAGGACGGGCCCGTTGTCAGTGCTCCGCCGTACGCTTGTCCGCATGCAGACGCAGCCCGACCACGCGTACCCGGCCCACTGGGAGGCCGACGTGGTCCTGCGCGACGGCGGCACGGCGCGGATCCGCCCCATCGCCCCGGACGACGCCGAGCGGCTGGTGTCGTTCTACGAGCAGGTCTCGGACGAGTCGAAGTACTACCGGTTCTTCGCGCCCTACCCGCGGCTGTCCGACCGCGATGTGCACCGTTTCACCCACCACGACTACGTCGACCGGGTCGGCCTCGCCGCCACCGTGGGCGGTGAGTTCATCGCCACCGTCCGCTACGACCGGATCGACGACCAGGGCCTGCCCGCCAAGAGCCCGGAGGACGACCAGGCCGAGGTCGCCTTTCTGGTCCAGGACGCCCACCAGGGCCGTGGGGTGGCCTCCGCCCTCCTGGAGCACATCGCCGCGGTGGCCCGCGAGCGCGGCATCCGCCGGTTCGCCGCCGAGGTGCTGCCCGCCAACTCCAAGATGATCAAGGTGTTCACGGACGCCGGCTACACCCAGAAGCGCACCTTCGCGGACGGCGTGGTCCGGCTGGAGCTGGACCTGGAGCCGACCGAGCAGTCCGTGGCCGTGATGCGCGGCCGCGAGCAGCGCGCCGAGGCCCGCTCCGTCCAGCGGCTGCTCGCGCCGGGCTCGGTCGCCGTCATCGGTACGGGCCGCGCCCCCGGCGGCGTCGGCCGCTCCGCCCTGCGCAGCCTTCGCGACTCCGGCTTCACCGGCCGCGTCCACGCCGTCAACCACGCCTTCCCCGAGGGCATGGACCGCCTCGAGCCCGAGGGCGTACCCGCGGTCCGTTCCCTGCGCCAGATCGCCGACCCGGTCGATCTGGCGGTCATCGCCGTCCCCGCGGCCCACGTCCCCGAGGTGGTCCGCGACTGCGGCGAACACGGTGTGCAGGGCGTGCTCATCCTCTCCTCCGGATACGCCGAAGCGGGCCCCGACGGCCGCGAGCGCCAGCGCGCGCTGCTCCGCCTGGCCCGCTCCTACGGCATGCGCCTGATCGGCCCCAATGCCTTCGGCATGATCAACACCTCCCCGGCCGTGCGGCTGAACGCCTCGCTGGCGCCCCAGATGCCCGGCGCCGGACACATCGGCCTGTTCACCCAGTCCGGTGCGATCGGTATCGCCCTGCTCAGCGGGCTGCACGCGCGCGGCCCCGGTGACGGCGGCATCGCCGGAATCTCCTCCTTCGTCTCGGCGGGCAACCGCGCCGACGTCTCCGGCAACGACCTCCTCCAGTACTGGTACGACGACCCGGACACCGATGTGGTGATCCTCTATCTGGAGTCCATCGGCAATCCCCGCAAGTTCGCCCGGCTCGCGCGCCGTACCGCGATCGCCAAACCGGTCGTCGTCGCCAAGGGCGCGCGCCACCACGGCACCGCCCCCCTGGGCCATACCGTGCCCACGGTCCGTATCCCCGACAGCACGGTCGCCGCCCTGATGCGCCAGGCCGGGGTGATCCGCGTCGACACCGTCACCGAACTCATCGACGCCGGGCTCCTGCTGGCCTCCCAGCCGCTGCCGGCCGGCCCGCGCATCGCCATCCTGGGCAACTCCGAATCGCTCGCCCTGCTGACGTACGACTCCTGCCTGACCGAA is a genomic window of Streptomyces gilvosporeus containing:
- a CDS encoding citrate synthase family protein, producing MADHDRAHGTSEQRLSTREAADRLGVKPETVYAYVSRGQLTSRRIPGGRGSTFDAKEVDALARRSGRREPSGAGGEWAMGTGITLIEGDRCYFRGVEATELAAAYRYEEVAEWLWTGDLRRGTHFTAPQDALSAARRAAASLPEHSGPMDRLRVAVIAAAAADPLRFDLSEDAVLDTARSLIPTLVEALPPHGPEPSGAQTLAERLWPRLTAAPGDAASLRVLDAALVLLIDHDLAASTLAVRTAASAHAHPYAVVSAGFGAMDGPLHGAASGLAHRMLLEVLERGSAAAVVADHLRAGRRMPGLGHPLYSGEDPRARALFALLEDVPQARSALQAARGVVGTAARHTALHANVDLALAVLTVSAGMPAEAGETVFAVARTAGWIAHALEEYAERPLRMRLRGQYNGPRPPQPLP
- a CDS encoding citrate synthase/methylcitrate synthase — translated: MPTTEINAPMDAPRGLAGVVVTETELGDVRGREGFYHYRQYSAVELATARTFEDVWYLMFHGRLPDAAQLAAFTAETAALRGLPAAVREALPAIARAGAHSGPLAGLRTALSLLGATADFRPLYDIDTDRRRADALAACAAVPTLLTALHRIGRGRQPVEPREDLTYAANYLYMLTGQEPEPEQVRAIESYLISTIDHGFNASTFAARVIASTGADLAACLVGAIGALSGPLHGGAPSRALDTLDAIGTPDRIDAWVRDRVLRGERIMGFGHAVYRTEDPRSRMLRGIAGQFGGPRVEFAVQVEAAVEKLLAELKPGRELHTNVEFYAGVVMELCGLPREMFTPTFCAARVVGWSANILEQAEDSKIIRPAARYVGPPPPQPLPDAAA
- a CDS encoding CobW family GTP-binding protein; amino-acid sequence: MATQQIPVVVLAGFLGSGKTTLLNHLLGAGAGTRIGAVVNDFGSIEIDAMTIAGQVDSMVSLGNGCLCCAVDTSELDTYLERLARPAARIDVIVIEASGLAEPEELIRMILASENDRIVYGGLIEVIDAAEFTVTRTRHPELDRHVGIADLVVLNKADRIADGARRQLLDTLADLAPGRPVVCTAYGRIDPELFFDRGAGEDRAAGIRQLSFEDLLREGAAGEPDGDPGHLHDGHHGHDHAPGEPCPHLHAAYQSVEFTSGEPMNPRRLMEFLDSRPTGLYRIKGFVHFDVPGSRQKFAVHAVGDFLRFYPSPWGRDEERSTQLVLIGSGVDAEALRKELAACREAAPEETSEHSMWGVLRYVAGREE
- a CDS encoding DNA gyrase/topoisomerase IV subunit A; amino-acid sequence: MARRSTKTPPPDDFEERILDIDVVDEMQGSFLEYAYSVIYSRALPDARDGLKPVHRRILYQMNEMGLRPDRSYVKCARVVGEVMGKLHPHGDASIYDALVRMAQPFSMRLPLVDGHGNFGSLGNDDPPAAMRYTECRMASATSLMTESIDEDTVDFTPNYDGQEHEPVALPAAYPNLLVNGASGIAVGMATNMPPHNLGEVIAAARHLIKHPNADLDTLMRFVPGPDLPTGGRIVGLGGVRDAYEKGRGTFKIRATVTVENVTARRKGLVVTELPFTVGPEKVISKIKDLVGSKKLQGIADVKDLTDREHGLRLVIEVKNGFNPEAVLEQLYKLTPMEESFGINNVALVDGQPLTLGLKELLEVYVDHRFEVVRRRSEFRRGKRRDRLHLVEGLLTALVDIDEVIRLIRSSDNSAQAKERLIERFSLSDIQTQYILDTPLRRLTKFDRIELESERDRLQEEIEQLTRILESDAELRKLVSGELAAVAKKYGTERRTVLLESAGTTVGAVPLEVADDPCRVLLSSTGLLARTVTGEVPFDAEAKRVKHDVIVSAVPATTRGEVGAVTSTGRLLRLAVIDLPQLPETATAPSLSGGAQISEFLALGDDEELICLTTLDESSPGLALGTEQGVVKRVVPDYPANKEELEVITLKDGDRIVGAAELRTGEEDLVFITSEAQLLRYPASQVRPQGRPAGGMAGVKLGADAKVIAFSAVDPAVDAMVFTVAGSHGTLDDSVATAKLTPFDQYPRKGRATGGVRCQRFLKGEDCLTLAWAGPAPVRAADAKGAPVPLPDVDPRRDGSGVPLAKQVATLAGPV
- a CDS encoding M16 family metallopeptidase; this translates as MGHTATEQAGSGGLTATEHRLANGLRVVLSEDHLTPVAAVCLWYDVGSRHEVKGRTGLAHLFEHLMFQGSAQVKGNGHFELVQGAGGSLNGTTSFERTNYFETMPAHELELALWLEADRMGSLLTALDDESLENQRDVVKNERRQRYDNVPYGTAFEKLTAMAYPEGHPYHHTPIGSMADLDAASLEDARAFFRTYYAPNNAVLSVVGDIDPEQTLAWIEKYFGSIPSHDGKQPPRDGSLPDVIGAELREVVEEEVPSRALMAAYRLPHDGTREADAADLALTVLGGGESSRLYNRLVRRDRTAVAAGFGLLRLSGAPSLGWLDVKTSGGVEVPEIERAVDEELARFAEEGPTPEEMERAQAQLEREWLDRLATVSGRADELCRFAVLFGDPQLALTAVRRVLDITPEEVQTVAKARLRPDNRAVLVYEPTEPTAPADAAADTEKEEADR